The Aerococcaceae bacterium DSM 111021 region AACTTCATTTCAACAGAATAATAGCGTCGATAAATCTGAAGATAGAGCACCTATAGGCAATTAATATACACATTCAACAAAAAAACTTTTTTCTCCTTAATTTTATTATTTTCAATCCTTATACTTGTAGTTAGTTGAGGCAATTAATGATTAGTTTTATGCGATTTATCAATTAATTTTCTCAATTAAATACACCTATGTTTTTTGTTATATTATATAACGATGTTATCCTAATTTTGGTTAACATTATCAAATCAGTCTTATTTCGCGTTATATTTTATAACACCAACCGTCATAACTGACTTGTTTTGTGTATTTTCCATTAATATAATCTAACAATACTAAATAATATTATTAATATTTTATTGGAGGGTTTTATATGACGACGACTTGGACAAAAGAACGAATTATGGCAGATGCGAAAGAAAATAATGTAAAATTTATCCGCTTAATGTTTACCGACATCTTAGGTACGATAAAAAACGTAGAAATTCCTCTGTCTCAATTAAGTAAAGCTTTAGACAACAATATGACCTTTGATGGTTCATCAATAGAAGGCTTTGTACGAATCGAAGAGAGTGATATGTACTTGGTACCTGACTTACAAACTTGGCTGATTTTTGATTGGAATATTGCAAGCGATGATACCAAGCGCATTGCCCGTCTGATCTGTGACGTTGAGACATCATCTCGTGAGCTATTCTCAGGGGATCCTAGAAGCAATTTGAAACGTGTTCTGGAAGAGATGAAAGAACTCGGCTTCTCTGACTTTTACTTAGGCCCCGAAGCAGAGTTTTTCTTATTCAAGTTAGATAAAGAAGGGAATCCAACGATGACATTGAATGATCACGGTGGTTACTTTGACTTAGCGCCGACAGATTTGGCGGAGAACTGTCGCCGTGATATTGTTCTAGAACTAGAAGCTCTTGGCTTCGAGATTGAAGCTAGTCATCACGAAGTGGCCGATGGGCAACATGAGATCGACTGGAAATACGCTGATGCGGTGACGGCTTGCGATAATATTCAAACTTTCAAGCTCATTGTTAAGACCGTAGCTCGACGCCATCATCTTCATGCTACGTTTATGCCGAAACCGCTTTTTGGCATCAATGGTTCTGGTATGCACTTTAATATGTCACTCTTTACTGAAAGTGGTAATTCTTTCTACGATGAAAGTACGCGGTCTGGCTTATCTAAGACAGCCAAGCATTTTATTGCAGGTCTGATGGAGTACGCACCGGCCTTTACTGCCGTCTGCAACCCAACCGTGAACTCCTATAAACGACTGGTCCCTGGCTACGAGGCCCCAGTCTATGTGGCTTGGAGCGAGAAAAACCGCTCCCCATTAATTCGTATTCCAGCAGCTCGTGGCAACTCAACCCGTATTGAATTAAGGAGTGTCGATCCATCGGCCAATCCTTATCTTGCTCTAGCGACGATTCTTATCGCTGGATTAAAAGGTATTAGAGAAGAACTCGAAGCTCCGGCTCCGGTTGATTGTAACATCTACCGCATGACCGCTCGCGAGCGTCTTGACCAAGGGATTACAAGCTTGCCGGGTTCATTACAAGAAGCCATACATGAATTGAAAGCTTCAGACCCAATCTTGGATGCTTTAGGGCCGCATATCTCTACTAGCTTTATTAAAGCCAAAACAAAAGAGTACGAGGAATATGCCAAATATGTCTCACCATGGGAAATTGAACAATATTTTACTAATTATTAAAACATTATTAGTAATTAGTTGACGTCAATTAGTATCAATGTTACTCTATAAAAAAGGTATTGTGCGAGGCGCGGTTGACATGAGGACTTATGGGTCTGAGGGGATATCGCCGAAACGAATTATCGTTGGTTAGTCATCATAATAGGTGGCTAACTGTTCAACTTAACTGCCAGTTAAGCTGATTGTGCAAGCAATTACCGGGCAAAAGTATACCACTCTTCTACTGGAAGGATCATGGACTTTTGTTCGTGGTCCTATTTTTTATTCACTAAATTAAGGAGAGAGTGTTATGACAAAATTAACAAATAAAAAGGCCATTCCCTTTACAAAAATGGAAGGAATTGGCAATGACTATGTTTATATTAATGACTTAAAGGAAGAGATTGAAGATCTAGCAGAATTAGCAATTCAAGTAAGTGAACAACACTTTGGCATTGGTAGTGATGGTCTCATCGTGCTTCGCCCATCTAATAAGGCAGATTTCCAGATGCGGATGTTCAACCTAGATGGCAGCGAAGGTCGGATGTGCGGCAATGGCATCCGTTGTTTAGCCAAATTTATCTACGATAATGGCCTTTGGGATCAAGAATCGATTGAGATTGAGACACTAAGTGGCGTCAAAACCGTCCAGCTCATTTTCAATGATCAAGGTGAAGTCACAGGAGCTCGGGTCAATATGGGCCAAGCAATTATCGACACGGCCTTGATTCCAATTACGGCAGAGGAAGACCAATGGATTAATCAGGCCATTACAATCGCCGGGCAAGCTTATCAAGTGACTGGTGTATCGATGGGGAACCCTCATCTCGTTATCTTTCAAGAAAATATCAAAGACTTGGACTTAAAAGCACTTGGACCTCGCTTTGAATATGACACGCGCTTTCCTGAACAAATCAATACCGAATTTGCCCACGTTCACAACCGGCAAGAAATTAGCATGCGCGTGTGGGAACGTGGGAGTGGCGAGACTTTGGCTTGCGGAACCGGCGCCTGTGCGGTTGCGGTCGCCGGGGTGTTGAATGGTCTTACTGAAGAGACGATTAAGGTGAACCTCTTAGGGGGAACACTCACAATCACGTGGGATTGGAGCGACACAGGGCATGTTTATATGGAAGGCCCTGCCCGCACTTCATTCACTGGTCACTACTTTCCACAAGTACATTAGGAGGATTTATCATGCAAGCAAATCATAATTATTCAAGGATTTCTGACAGTTACTTATTCTCAACCATTGCTCAAAAAATTGACACTTACACTCAACTAAACCCTGACAAAGAGATTATTCGTTTAGGCATCGGGGATGTGACCCAACCCCTTGTTCCAGGTATCATTCAAGCCCTCCATCATGCAGTGGATGAACAAGCTTCTACTGATACTTTTCGTGGTTATGGCCCTGAAGGCGGTTATGACTTTCTGAGAGAGGCAATAGCCCAACATGATTATCAAGAAGTTGGCCTGTCAATGGATAGCAGTGAAGTCTTTGTATCAGACGGCGCCAAAAGTGATATCGCCAACTTGCAAGAATTATTCGCACTCGATAGCATCATCGCCATGGGAGACCCTATCTACCCTGTCTACATCGACAGCAATGTACTCACAGGTCGCTTGGGCGAATGGAATGAAGAGCTTGGTCAATGGAGTGAGCTTGTCTATTTAGAAAGTCATGCGGAAAATCACTTCCGACCTGCCCTCCCTACTGAGAAAGTTGATGTCATCTACTTATGCTACCCCAATAACCCGACTGGGATGACTCTAACGAAAGACGAACTGCAACAATGGGTCGATTTTGCCTTAGAAAATGAAAGTTTAATCCTCTTCGATGCAGCTTATGAAGCTTATATTCAAGAAGACGGTATTCCTCATTCCATCTATGAATGTGAAGGTGCCGAGCGTTGTGCGATTGAGGTCCGTAGTTTCTCTAAGAAAGCCGGTTTTACTGGCTTACGTTTGGGATACTCCGTCGTTCCAAAAGCACTGACTTTCCAAAATATGAATTTGAACCAAATGTGGCACCGCCGTCAATCGACCAAATTCAATGGAGCACCTTACATCATCCAAAGAGCCGGTTGGGCTTGTTACCAAGAACCTGCCAGGACACAAATCGAGGAAAATATTAGCTATTATATGGAAAATGCTCGAATGATCAAGGAAGGTTTGAAAGAAGTAGGTGCAACCGTTTATGGTGGCGACAATGCACCTTATATTTGGCTTAAAACGCCAGTTGGTGTCTCATCCTGGGAATTCTTCGATCAGTTATTGGAAAAAGTTCAAGTAGTGGGAACCCCAGGGGTCGGCTTCGGCCCAAGTGGGGAAGGCTACTTTAGACTGACTGCTTTCAATACTCGGGATAATACTGAAAAAGCTGTTGAGAGATTGCAGAAGTATTATAGTGAGTAGGGGTTAGAGGGTGTAGGCGATTTTGTTAGTAGATTAAATTTTGGTATAATGATACCCCCAAAGGTTAGATTTTAGTCTTACTTTGGTTCTTTGTCAAATAGTGTTGGTGAATATTTAAGGCGATAGATTTAGTTCTATCGTCTTATTTTTTGATGTAAGTTATTTCGCGATCTGTTGGATTGGAGGATATTCTTTTATAGAGCCTCTTCGTCACAAAAATACAATGGGCGTACAGATTCAGCATTAAGTTGTTGAAGTTGGGTTGAGATTAAAATACGACATCTTAAGTGCCCGTAATTGCGATAACCTTAGTCAGATCGTTTGATTATCTTGATTTTATTTACGGTGCCTTCCACAACGCCATTCGAGAGTGTATAAGTTAAGCTGTTTTTAATATCTAACGCGTAGGAAGTTAAGGTTCGAAACGCTGTTCTCACCTTGTGTGGGAATACCTATCCATGGTGATGGTTTTTACCTGCCGCCGTTCTTCCAGTGAGAGCCGTAAGAAATAAGCCCTTAAATACCCTTGAGTTCGGCCTTCAAGGATATCCACCATTTGATGTGTCGCGTTATTCATTAACAGACACGACATTGCCCCAGGAACATTTTTAACCGATTTAAATTCATCGATCGCCAAGTGGGACGGTAAGCAACTGGATTTAGGATTTAGGTTGTCCCCATAGGTTATTAATTGACGGATGACCGTCGTGGTTGAAACATTCAGGTGTTGGGCGATGAAGGTCATGGACTGCATCTGAGCTAATTCTTCAAGGATGACATACTTCACCGCATTAGAAATAAAACAATGCCGACGAGTTAAGGAAGTGACAGCTACTGTGGTCCCACGGCAATGTTTACACAAATAGCGTTGTTTCCTTAACTTTTAATAGACAGGCTGAAAGTTGTATTGTCCCAATAAAACGACGGAATTCATCGTACCATTGCGTATGATATCATGACTACTTTGATTTAGACAGCCACAGTGAGAACAGGCTTGAGGCAGATGATCGAGATCCCCGTCACCGTGAGGACTTTTCGATGGGTCACCTTCACATCCAGGGACGTCGATTGAGCCGATGGCGGTAGAATGTAAGTAAGCCATGTTGATTTCCTTTCTTATGTGTTTGATCGTACTTACATCATAGCGGGAATCACTGGCTTTTTGTGTATACAAAAATAGTGCGGGTTATTTCTCACCAACACTAAAAAATATAAAACCAAAAAAACAACCTCACACTAAAAAGCATAAGGTCGTTCTGATTGGATGTAAGGACTGATTTCTAAGATCTATTCACTATTTAGTACTACATGGGAAACGATATGATTAATTAAATTGTACCAAATTTCTACAAAAAGTAGTCTTTTGAAGAATTATTTGGTATGCCTATTATTCTACTGATGTCTCTCTAAATAGTACTTGATTAAAAGTAGGGATAGGACCTGGTTTACAAGTCCTATCCATTATATTATAAGGTATTTTATTGTTTAGGTGTATAAATTAAATGTTCATTTAAGAAAGCAGTAAAGCCTAATTCACTTAATTCACGACCATAACCTGAGTTTTTAACGCCTCCGAATGGCAATTCTGGCAGTGAGGTCCAACCAGAGTTCATAAAGGACATCCCTGTCTCCACTTTTTCGGCAACTTTGCGAGCGTGGTCTAAATCCTCACCATAAACTGAACCACCAAGCCCATAACTAGAATCGTTAGCTAACTCTACCGCCTCATCTTCATCTTTAACTTTATGAACGATAGCTACGGGACCAAAGATTTCTTGATTAAAGATTGGGTTGTCTTTTGTAATATCAGTCAATATCGTTTGCATTACAAAGTTACCTGGATGGTCAATCGGCTCGTTACCATAAACCACTTTTGCTCCATTATCAACTGCTAATTGGATTTGTTCTAAGACCTCTTCCTTCGCTTTTGCTGATGATAGTGGGGCTAAGGTTGTTTCTGGATCCATTGGATCTCCCCATTTAGCTCCTTTGAAGCTTTCAACTAATATCTCTAAGAATGCATCGTAATTTTTCTCTGTCACGATGAAACGTTTAGAAGAAGTACACACTTGCCCGGCATTATTCAAACGTAAGCCTGGTAGTAATTCTTTTAGGCCATCTAAGTTCGCATCATCCAAGACGATAAATGCATCATTACCACCAAGTTCTAAGGTCGATTTCTTCAAGTTACGCCCAGCAATCTCAGCAATCGTTGCTCCCCCACGTTCAGAACCTGTTAGACAAACACCTGAAACACGCGGATCAGCAATCACTTTAGCAACTTGATCATAATCTGCGAATAAGTTCTTGTAGGCTCCTTCTTGCCCGCCAGCTTCTTTTACTAAATCTTCAAAGGCTTGAGCAGATCCTGGACAGATGGAAGCATGCTTAAGAACCATTGGGTTACCTGCTACATAGTTTGGTGCGAATACGCGCATAATTTGGTAGTAAGGGAAGTTCCATGGCTCCACTGCCATAATCACCCCTGTTGCTTGGCGCACGACATAAGCGTCTCCTGTATCTGTTTCAAAAGGACTTGGTTTCAGGAATTCGTCAGCCTTATCAGCATAGTATTCTGCAATGGAAGCAGATAATTCGACTTCACCCTTAGCTTCTTCGAATAATTTACCCATGTCTTTTGTCATAATCTCAGCGTATTTATCGATATCACGACGTAAAATTCCAGCTATTTTATATAAGACCGCTTTTCTATCTTCTAATTGACCCTCTTTGCGCCATTGTTTGTATAACCTGTGACCATTCTCTAGATGTTTCTCAATCTCTTGATCCGAAATATTTTCGTATGTCTTCAAAACCTCGTTAGTAAAGGGATACTTTGTTTCATATGCCATAAAATAATTCCTCCTTAGAATGATATATATTTTTATTATAACACAAATGATAGCGCTTGCTATAATTTGGCTCATAACTCACTATGATAATTTATAATCACCTATAAATTTATACAATTAATTGTAAGGGGTTTCATTAATAACTCTAAAACGAATAATATTTTTTTATGCTATCAATCTCTAAATTAAAATCCGTTATAGTACATCCATTGCCACATGTCATTACTCCCGTTACAATCCGAAATAACTCCCTATATATATTTGTAAATTAGAAGATGGGGCGTCGTAAAGCGCCGACACAGACCAAACTGTCTAAAGTAGTAAGTCGTTTCGTACCTAATTACTCAAACCTCTTCAATATCGAAACCCTATCAAGCATTGAGAAAACTATTAAAATCCATGGATACCTCACAATCCTCATTCAATCAAAAAGCAACAGAACTAACAAAATTGGGCTAGTTCTGTTGCTTTCTTTACGCTTATTCTCTTTTATTTTTATAACATCAATCTGTATGGGTCATTAAGGTATTCAGATACTGTCTCTAAGAAACGAGAGGCTGGTGCGCCATCAATAATTTGATGATCATAGGTTAAGCTTAATGGTAATTTTTGATGAACGGTGACGGTTCCTTCAGTGTCTAACGCAAGTTCATCGCTTAAAGTACCTACTCCGAGTATTGCTACTTCTGGCAGATTAATGATTGGAGTAAAGTACTCAATATTAGCACCACCTAGATTCGTAATAGTGAATGTTGATCCTGAATATAAGTCTCCTGGTAAGCTACCATTTCGAGCTTGTGAAGCAACGCTTGCGATGGTAGAACCAAGTTGAGATAAAGTCATTTGATCTGCCTCTCGAATGACTGGAACAACAAGGCCTTCTTCGATGTCTGTTGCCATACCAATATGAATAGCTTCTTGTACTTCATGAATTCCATTATGATACCAAGCATTCAATTCTCTATTTTCTTGTAAGGCTAATATCACCGCTCTTGTCACTAAAGTATTTATCGATAATTCACCTTTATTTAGTGGACGAGAGACTTTTTCTTTTATCTCTTTGCGGAAAGCCATTAAGTTGGTTATATCGACTTTTCTGTGGTTTGTTACTTGAGCTGTTGTTTGAACACTTTCCATCATTCGTTGTGCAATCGTCTTACGCATCCCACTTAAGCCAATACCCCATGTAGCGGTATCCTTACTTTGAACACTTGATACGACTTTTTCACTTGGTACATATCTATCAATATCTAGACGCGTAATACGATGATTGCCACCCGTTCCGTTAACATCCGAGAGATCAATCCCCTTCTCTTCAGCCATCTTACGAGCAAGAGGTGTTGCAAAGATTCGCTCACCATCGCTTCCTTGATTACGTGGTTTACTGCTCGTCTCTTCTTTCGCTGAAGCACTTAAAACTTCTTCAGATGCTT contains the following coding sequences:
- a CDS encoding diaminopimelate epimerase; this encodes MPFTKMEGIGNDYVYINDLKEEIEDLAELAIQVSEQHFGIGSDGLIVLRPSNKADFQMRMFNLDGSEGRMCGNGIRCLAKFIYDNGLWDQESIEIETLSGVKTVQLIFNDQGEVTGARVNMGQAIIDTALIPITAEEDQWINQAITIAGQAYQVTGVSMGNPHLVIFQENIKDLDLKALGPRFEYDTRFPEQINTEFAHVHNRQEISMRVWERGSGETLACGTGACAVAVAGVLNGLTEETIKVNLLGGTLTITWDWSDTGHVYMEGPARTSFTGHYFPQVH
- a CDS encoding 2-oxo acid dehydrogenase subunit E2; translated protein: MAKNIVMPTLGLTMTEGTIETLYFNEGDAINTGDVIAEISSEKLSSPVESPVSGTILKINVQEGDVLPIKEVIAIVGEEGEEVASDEQDKDVPDVPEEASEEVLSASAKEETSSKPRNQGSDGERIFATPLARKMAEEKGIDLSDVNGTGGNHRITRLDIDRYVPSEKVVSSVQSKDTATWGIGLSGMRKTIAQRMMESVQTTAQVTNHRKVDITNLMAFRKEIKEKVSRPLNKGELSINTLVTRAVILALQENRELNAWYHNGIHEVQEAIHIGMATDIEEGLVVPVIREADQMTLSQLGSTIASVASQARNGSLPGDLYSGSTFTITNLGGANIEYFTPIINLPEVAILGVGTLSDELALDTEGTVTVHQKLPLSLTYDHQIIDGAPASRFLETVSEYLNDPYRLML
- a CDS encoding transposase — protein: MCKHCRGTTVAVTSLTRRHCFISNAVKYVILEELAQMQSMTFIAQHLNVSTTTVIRQLITYGDNLNPKSSCLPSHLAIDEFKSVKNVPGAMSCLLMNNATHQMVDILEGRTQGYLRAYFLRLSLEERRQVKTITMDRYSHTR
- a CDS encoding transposase — its product is MRTAFRTLTSYALDIKNSLTYTLSNGVVEGTVNKIKIIKRSD
- a CDS encoding LL-diaminopimelate aminotransferase, which produces MMQANHNYSRISDSYLFSTIAQKIDTYTQLNPDKEIIRLGIGDVTQPLVPGIIQALHHAVDEQASTDTFRGYGPEGGYDFLREAIAQHDYQEVGLSMDSSEVFVSDGAKSDIANLQELFALDSIIAMGDPIYPVYIDSNVLTGRLGEWNEELGQWSELVYLESHAENHFRPALPTEKVDVIYLCYPNNPTGMTLTKDELQQWVDFALENESLILFDAAYEAYIQEDGIPHSIYECEGAERCAIEVRSFSKKAGFTGLRLGYSVVPKALTFQNMNLNQMWHRRQSTKFNGAPYIIQRAGWACYQEPARTQIEENISYYMENARMIKEGLKEVGATVYGGDNAPYIWLKTPVGVSSWEFFDQLLEKVQVVGTPGVGFGPSGEGYFRLTAFNTRDNTEKAVERLQKYYSE
- a CDS encoding NAD-dependent succinate-semialdehyde dehydrogenase; amino-acid sequence: MAYETKYPFTNEVLKTYENISDQEIEKHLENGHRLYKQWRKEGQLEDRKAVLYKIAGILRRDIDKYAEIMTKDMGKLFEEAKGEVELSASIAEYYADKADEFLKPSPFETDTGDAYVVRQATGVIMAVEPWNFPYYQIMRVFAPNYVAGNPMVLKHASICPGSAQAFEDLVKEAGGQEGAYKNLFADYDQVAKVIADPRVSGVCLTGSERGGATIAEIAGRNLKKSTLELGGNDAFIVLDDANLDGLKELLPGLRLNNAGQVCTSSKRFIVTEKNYDAFLEILVESFKGAKWGDPMDPETTLAPLSSAKAKEEVLEQIQLAVDNGAKVVYGNEPIDHPGNFVMQTILTDITKDNPIFNQEIFGPVAIVHKVKDEDEAVELANDSSYGLGGSVYGEDLDHARKVAEKVETGMSFMNSGWTSLPELPFGGVKNSGYGRELSELGFTAFLNEHLIYTPKQ
- the glnA gene encoding type I glutamate--ammonia ligase; the protein is MTTTWTKERIMADAKENNVKFIRLMFTDILGTIKNVEIPLSQLSKALDNNMTFDGSSIEGFVRIEESDMYLVPDLQTWLIFDWNIASDDTKRIARLICDVETSSRELFSGDPRSNLKRVLEEMKELGFSDFYLGPEAEFFLFKLDKEGNPTMTLNDHGGYFDLAPTDLAENCRRDIVLELEALGFEIEASHHEVADGQHEIDWKYADAVTACDNIQTFKLIVKTVARRHHLHATFMPKPLFGINGSGMHFNMSLFTESGNSFYDESTRSGLSKTAKHFIAGLMEYAPAFTAVCNPTVNSYKRLVPGYEAPVYVAWSEKNRSPLIRIPAARGNSTRIELRSVDPSANPYLALATILIAGLKGIREELEAPAPVDCNIYRMTARERLDQGITSLPGSLQEAIHELKASDPILDALGPHISTSFIKAKTKEYEEYAKYVSPWEIEQYFTNY